In Deltaproteobacteria bacterium, a single genomic region encodes these proteins:
- a CDS encoding PLP-dependent aminotransferase family protein, translating into MARPLQLVLDPGEGPLYRQVVAALIGDIRRGRLPAGAPLPGSRSLADALGVHRNTVIAAYRELQADGWIDSAIGRGSRVAASLPASSVSTTRPRAPSYALGACDAITSVADAGVAGVLHLGHLPDPREVPRVALARAYRRALANEGERVLDYADRRDGTLTFGHPRLRAALAEMLARERGVVATAADVLVTNGSQMAIHLAARALVVPGDVIAVEAWGHRPVFATLRATGAELVGVPVDGEGLDVDALARLCARRHVRAVYVTPRHQHPTAVVLSPRRRAALLTLAARCGLAVIEDDFDGEVVFEGPPVRPLAADDRDGAVVYIGSLSKDLAPGVRVGLAIAPAAMLQRMARWRSAIDRQGDHALHAAIAELIEDGDLRRHARRMHGLYLRRRDALVAALRERLAAVLSFEVPTRGTAIWAAVAPEVDVELWHRRALLAGVSFATGRSLSLDDGPVAHARFGFAGLDPTRLREAVGRLAKALPIAKVVPAKIGEVDPPRVVSAP; encoded by the coding sequence TTGGCGCGGCCGCTGCAGCTGGTGCTCGATCCCGGCGAGGGCCCGCTCTATCGCCAGGTGGTCGCGGCGTTGATCGGCGACATCCGACGCGGGCGCCTGCCGGCCGGCGCGCCGCTGCCCGGCTCACGCAGCCTCGCGGATGCCCTCGGCGTCCATCGCAACACCGTGATCGCGGCGTATCGCGAGCTACAGGCCGACGGCTGGATCGATAGCGCGATCGGTCGCGGCAGCCGCGTCGCCGCCAGTCTGCCGGCGTCGTCCGTATCGACGACCCGGCCCCGCGCGCCCAGCTACGCGCTCGGGGCCTGCGACGCGATCACCTCGGTCGCGGACGCCGGCGTCGCCGGGGTGCTGCACCTGGGTCACCTACCCGATCCGCGCGAGGTGCCCCGTGTCGCACTCGCCCGCGCCTATCGACGGGCGCTCGCCAACGAGGGCGAGCGCGTGCTCGACTACGCCGATCGTCGCGACGGCACACTCACGTTCGGGCATCCCCGCCTGCGCGCGGCGCTGGCCGAGATGCTCGCGCGCGAGCGCGGCGTGGTCGCCACCGCCGCCGACGTGCTCGTCACCAATGGCAGCCAGATGGCGATCCACCTCGCCGCGCGGGCGCTGGTGGTGCCGGGCGACGTGATCGCGGTCGAGGCGTGGGGGCATCGGCCGGTGTTCGCGACCCTGCGCGCGACCGGGGCAGAGCTGGTGGGCGTGCCCGTCGATGGCGAAGGTCTCGACGTCGACGCGCTCGCGCGGCTGTGCGCGCGACGTCACGTACGCGCGGTGTATGTCACGCCGCGTCATCAACATCCCACCGCCGTGGTGCTGTCGCCACGCCGGCGCGCCGCGCTGCTGACATTGGCGGCCCGCTGCGGTCTGGCGGTGATCGAAGACGACTTCGACGGCGAGGTCGTGTTCGAGGGGCCGCCGGTGCGGCCGCTGGCCGCCGACGATCGCGACGGCGCGGTGGTCTACATCGGCTCGCTCTCGAAGGACCTCGCGCCCGGGGTCCGCGTCGGCCTCGCGATCGCGCCAGCCGCCATGCTGCAGCGGATGGCGAGATGGCGTAGCGCGATCGATCGGCAGGGCGATCACGCCTTGCACGCCGCGATCGCCGAGCTCATCGAGGACGGCGATCTTCGCCGTCACGCCCGACGCATGCACGGGCTCTACCTGCGTCGCCGCGACGCCCTCGTCGCGGCGCTACGCGAGCGACTCGCGGCGGTGCTGAGCTTCGAGGTGCCGACCCGGGGCACCGCGATCTGGGCCGCGGTGGCACCCGAGGTCGACGTCGAGCTGTGGCATCGACGTGCGCTGCTGGCCGGGGTGTCGTTCGCGACCGGTCGCAGTCTGTCGCTCGACGATGGCCCGGTCGCGCACGCACGCTTCGGCTTCGCCGGCCTCGACCCCACGCGGCTGCGCGAGGCCGTCGGGCGGCTTGCCAAGGCCCTGCCGATCGCGAAGGTGGTACCTGCGAAGATCGGCGAAGTGGATCCGCCCCGCGTCGTGTCCGCCCCGTAG
- a CDS encoding DoxX family protein — MRALEKPDHGLLLLRLGLGGMFLTHGWPKLAGGATKWAGLGKAMAQLGIDFWPTAWGFAAACSEFFGGLLFATGLLFRPACAALVGTMVVAATMHLRGGDGLQGASHAIEAGIVFAAMILVGPGRYAIDARRK, encoded by the coding sequence ATGCGCGCGCTCGAAAAGCCCGATCACGGATTGCTGCTGCTTCGCCTCGGGCTCGGCGGCATGTTCCTCACCCACGGCTGGCCCAAGCTCGCCGGCGGCGCGACCAAGTGGGCCGGGCTCGGCAAGGCGATGGCCCAGCTGGGCATCGACTTCTGGCCCACCGCGTGGGGCTTCGCAGCCGCGTGCTCGGAGTTCTTCGGCGGGCTGTTGTTCGCGACCGGGCTGCTGTTCCGGCCGGCGTGCGCGGCCCTGGTCGGCACCATGGTCGTGGCCGCGACCATGCACCTGCGTGGCGGCGACGGCCTGCAGGGCGCATCCCATGCGATCGAGGCCGGGATCGTCTTCGCGGCGATGATCCTCGTGGGGCCGGGTCGCTACGCGATCGATGCCCGACGCAAGTGA
- a CDS encoding serine/threonine protein kinase: MSTSTRAEPKRALDPFIGSKLASRFRIERLIGRGGMGLVYLADDIVASQPVVVKLLAPHLLEDSLSVARFEQEGERLRQLVHPNIVQLVECGHDRAQGYIAMEYLDGEPLRRFLRRRGRLSLQEFTPIAAQTLAAVGYAHDRNLMLRDIKPANIMLCERDGKMNFVKLLDFGLAKLVDGDDEEATKSHVIGTAGYLAPEQIKGEPVDARVDVYALGVLFYLMLAGESPIQGENDGALLYNQVHGTPKSLAECLPAGHNVPERLIALVHQCLEKDPARRPADANEIAETLFECVPPRLFVLPLTNDESRAAMKAYREDRDREDGGPPSSEWTKPVVRSDAVVEPAEQLPLEPSASLSAAPLPRPHRPSGPDISGVQPRVQPTGAVPPVRVPTQPVTERRNSEPLAAANARPENDDDDGVVEVLESGIEELEPEIEPEVIADAGQGGVRELGAPVAIVDGGTGALRAESRPLPTALPVRRRYLVVVGICALLVGGMSAWILFAPPRTSPTTVAAAEAGLGAAEAARPDDAGGAQPNADADAPVDHAPIPITGAALRGRVAVRGPVGARVVVDGVDVGATPLDAMIVPGTHTIEVNAPGHAPWRESVDVVEGDNPIIDAKLKPYKKRPTAAPKDASAAPVDEEEPEPVSEPLPDKPPPLKRQQPPLLDGPTKKPPPPPDPSAPFLPTAPDDGAGG, encoded by the coding sequence ATGTCGACCTCGACCCGAGCCGAACCGAAGCGAGCGCTCGATCCGTTCATCGGATCGAAGCTCGCGAGTCGCTTTCGCATCGAGCGGCTGATCGGTCGCGGCGGCATGGGCCTGGTCTACCTCGCCGACGACATCGTGGCGTCGCAGCCGGTGGTGGTGAAGTTGCTCGCGCCGCACCTGCTCGAGGACAGCCTCTCGGTCGCGCGCTTCGAGCAGGAAGGCGAGCGACTGCGCCAGCTGGTGCACCCGAACATCGTGCAGCTGGTCGAGTGCGGTCACGACCGTGCGCAGGGCTACATCGCGATGGAGTACCTCGACGGCGAGCCGCTACGACGCTTCCTGCGTCGGCGCGGTCGGCTGTCGCTGCAGGAGTTCACGCCGATCGCCGCGCAGACCCTGGCCGCGGTCGGCTACGCCCACGATCGCAACCTGATGCTGCGGGACATCAAGCCCGCCAACATCATGCTGTGCGAGCGCGACGGCAAGATGAACTTCGTCAAGCTGCTCGACTTCGGGCTCGCGAAGCTCGTCGACGGCGACGACGAGGAGGCGACCAAGTCCCACGTGATCGGCACCGCGGGTTACCTGGCGCCCGAGCAGATCAAGGGTGAGCCGGTCGACGCGCGGGTCGATGTCTACGCACTCGGCGTGCTGTTCTATCTGATGCTCGCCGGAGAGTCGCCGATCCAAGGCGAGAACGACGGTGCGCTGCTCTACAACCAGGTCCACGGCACGCCCAAGTCGCTGGCCGAGTGTCTGCCGGCCGGCCACAACGTGCCCGAGCGCCTGATCGCGCTGGTGCACCAGTGCCTCGAGAAGGATCCCGCGCGGCGCCCCGCCGACGCCAACGAGATCGCCGAGACGCTGTTCGAGTGCGTGCCGCCGCGGTTGTTCGTGCTGCCGCTGACGAACGACGAGAGCCGTGCGGCGATGAAGGCCTACCGAGAGGATCGCGATCGCGAGGACGGTGGGCCGCCGAGTTCCGAGTGGACCAAGCCGGTGGTGCGGTCCGACGCGGTCGTCGAGCCGGCCGAGCAGCTGCCGCTCGAGCCGAGCGCGAGCCTGTCGGCGGCCCCGCTGCCCCGTCCGCATCGCCCGTCGGGCCCCGACATCTCCGGGGTCCAGCCGCGCGTGCAGCCGACCGGTGCGGTGCCACCGGTGCGGGTGCCCACGCAGCCCGTCACCGAGCGCCGCAATAGCGAGCCGCTCGCCGCCGCGAACGCGCGCCCGGAGAACGACGACGACGACGGCGTCGTCGAGGTGCTCGAGTCCGGCATCGAGGAGCTCGAGCCGGAGATCGAACCCGAGGTGATCGCCGACGCCGGGCAGGGCGGCGTGCGCGAGCTCGGAGCCCCGGTCGCGATCGTCGATGGCGGCACCGGTGCGCTGCGGGCCGAGAGCCGCCCGCTGCCGACGGCGCTGCCGGTGCGACGGCGCTACCTCGTGGTGGTGGGCATCTGCGCGTTGTTGGTCGGTGGCATGTCGGCGTGGATCCTCTTCGCGCCGCCGCGCACCTCACCGACCACGGTCGCTGCGGCCGAGGCCGGGCTCGGGGCCGCCGAGGCCGCGCGGCCCGATGATGCCGGCGGCGCACAGCCCAACGCGGATGCCGATGCGCCGGTCGATCACGCGCCGATTCCCATCACCGGTGCGGCTTTGCGGGGTCGGGTCGCGGTGCGTGGGCCGGTGGGCGCGCGCGTCGTCGTCGACGGCGTGGACGTCGGTGCGACCCCGCTCGACGCGATGATCGTCCCGGGCACCCACACCATCGAGGTGAACGCGCCCGGCCACGCGCCGTGGCGCGAGAGCGTCGACGTGGTCGAGGGCGACAACCCGATCATCGACGCCAAGCTCAAGCCCTACAAGAAGCGGCCCACCGCGGCGCCCAAGGATGCATCGGCGGCGCCGGTCGACGAGGAGGAGCCCGAGCCGGTGAGCGAGCCGCTCCCCGACAAGCCGCCGCCGCTGAAGCGTCAACAGCCGCCGTTGCTCGACGGGCCCACCAAGAAGCCGCCACCGCCGCCCGATCCCAGCGCGCCGTTCTTGCCGACGGCGCCGGACGACGGCGCCGGGGGCTAG
- a CDS encoding NAD(P)/FAD-dependent oxidoreductase, which translates to MVRLREGLVLRLASRFGGRLRATTRVDTRERSDGPPVTASTDPTTTATPARSPTREGAPERPRAGVPTSDQRANARTTRVVVVGGGFAGLEAAKALGAAGDGVEVVLIDRRNHHLFQPLLYQVAMAGLSPADISMPIRAVLERHRNVFVRLGEVTDVDLAARVVHADTGDVPYDYLVMACGATHSYFGRDEWEEFAPGLKTLEHATEIRRRVLTAFELAELEPDKLRRRELLTFVVVGGGPTGVELAGALGELSRHTLSRDFRSVDPGSTRVILIEGGPRVLPSFDIELSQSAARSLEKLGVTIWTDTRVTHIDGHGVRAGDETVRAATVLWAAGVRASPLGRVLRVPCDGAGRVIVEPDLSIPGHPEVFVIGDQAYCESNGEPIPGLAPAATQQGRAAAKAILADRRGHAREPFAYFDKGTMATIGRARAVAQSHAFKLDGFVAWMAWCFVHIFYLIGFRNRMLVFLQWVWSYVRYRRGARLITQREWKLVEPTIEAGTASPAATAAAAAEARP; encoded by the coding sequence ATGGTCCGGCTGCGAGAGGGTCTGGTGCTGCGGTTGGCCTCGCGGTTTGGGGGTAGACTCCGCGCGACGACCCGCGTGGACACCCGCGAACGCAGCGATGGACCGCCAGTGACCGCTTCGACCGACCCCACCACGACCGCAACCCCGGCACGGTCGCCGACGCGCGAGGGCGCCCCCGAACGGCCGCGCGCGGGGGTTCCCACCAGCGACCAGCGAGCCAACGCACGCACGACCCGGGTGGTCGTGGTCGGGGGCGGATTCGCGGGGCTCGAGGCCGCCAAGGCCCTCGGAGCGGCCGGCGACGGCGTCGAGGTGGTGCTCATCGATCGCCGCAACCATCACCTGTTCCAGCCGTTGCTCTACCAGGTCGCGATGGCGGGGCTGTCGCCCGCGGACATCTCGATGCCGATCCGGGCGGTGCTCGAGCGGCATCGCAACGTGTTCGTGCGCCTGGGCGAGGTCACCGACGTCGACTTGGCCGCACGCGTCGTCCACGCGGACACCGGCGACGTGCCCTACGACTACCTGGTGATGGCCTGCGGGGCCACGCACAGCTACTTCGGGCGCGACGAGTGGGAGGAGTTCGCGCCGGGCCTCAAGACCCTCGAGCACGCCACCGAGATCCGTCGTCGGGTGCTCACCGCGTTCGAGCTCGCCGAACTCGAGCCCGACAAGCTGCGGCGCCGGGAGCTGCTGACGTTCGTGGTGGTCGGCGGCGGCCCGACCGGGGTCGAGCTCGCCGGCGCGCTCGGAGAGCTGAGCCGACACACCCTCAGCCGCGACTTCCGCAGCGTCGATCCTGGCAGCACGCGGGTGATCCTGATCGAGGGCGGCCCGCGGGTGCTGCCGAGCTTCGACATCGAGCTGTCGCAGTCGGCCGCGCGCAGCCTCGAGAAGCTCGGCGTCACCATCTGGACCGACACCCGGGTGACCCACATCGACGGCCACGGCGTGCGTGCCGGCGACGAGACCGTGCGCGCCGCGACGGTGCTGTGGGCCGCGGGCGTGCGCGCTTCGCCGCTCGGGCGAGTGCTCCGGGTGCCCTGCGATGGCGCGGGTCGGGTGATCGTGGAGCCCGATCTCAGCATCCCCGGTCACCCCGAGGTGTTCGTCATCGGCGATCAAGCCTACTGCGAGTCGAACGGCGAGCCGATCCCCGGCCTCGCACCGGCGGCGACGCAACAGGGCCGCGCGGCCGCGAAGGCCATCCTCGCCGACCGTCGCGGCCACGCGCGTGAACCCTTCGCCTACTTCGACAAGGGCACGATGGCGACCATCGGCCGCGCCCGCGCGGTCGCGCAGAGCCACGCATTCAAGCTCGACGGCTTCGTCGCGTGGATGGCGTGGTGCTTCGTGCACATCTTCTATCTCATCGGCTTCCGCAACCGCATGCTCGTGTTCCTGCAGTGGGTGTGGTCGTATGTTCGCTACCGTCGCGGCGCGCGACTCATCACCCAGCGCGAGTGGAAGCTGGTCGAGCCGACCATCGAGGCCGGCACCGCGAGCCCGGCGGCCACCGCCGCCGCGGCCGCCGAGGCACGGCCGTGA
- a CDS encoding ATP-binding cassette domain-containing protein, with translation MTGPGGTVPASPRAANSGRHAVVPQGTPVFDVRGLSKAFGPRALLDAADLQVWPGETLAIIGESGSGKSVFLKLLAGLLEPDAGSVWFKGQNIAEFDRAGISRMHREIGYVFQSDAMFDSMTVLDNVGYALREHTNQSDEEIRARATECITRVDLKVEDLEKYPAALSGGMRKRAALARAIAIKPEVVLYDEPTQGLDPQNITRIAEMIEELQHELPCTSVVVTHDMRTAFGVSNRIALLHEARFAVIGTPEELMRSSDPAVRAFIDDAMEELEELFEEGVLAART, from the coding sequence GTGACCGGTCCCGGCGGCACCGTGCCGGCCTCGCCACGCGCGGCCAACTCCGGTCGCCACGCGGTCGTCCCCCAGGGCACGCCGGTGTTCGACGTGCGCGGGCTGAGCAAGGCTTTCGGGCCGCGTGCGCTGCTCGATGCCGCCGACCTGCAGGTGTGGCCGGGCGAGACCCTGGCCATCATCGGCGAGAGCGGCTCCGGCAAGAGCGTGTTCCTCAAGCTGCTCGCCGGCCTGCTGGAGCCCGACGCCGGCAGCGTGTGGTTCAAGGGCCAGAACATCGCAGAGTTCGATCGCGCTGGGATCAGCCGCATGCACCGCGAGATCGGCTACGTGTTCCAGAGCGACGCCATGTTCGACTCGATGACCGTGCTCGACAACGTCGGCTACGCGCTGCGCGAACACACCAACCAGAGCGACGAGGAAATCCGTGCGCGCGCGACCGAGTGCATCACGCGGGTCGACCTCAAGGTCGAGGACCTCGAGAAGTACCCCGCGGCGCTCTCCGGCGGCATGCGCAAGCGCGCCGCACTGGCCCGCGCGATCGCGATCAAGCCCGAGGTCGTGCTCTACGACGAGCCGACCCAGGGCCTCGACCCGCAGAACATCACGCGCATCGCCGAGATGATCGAAGAGCTGCAGCACGAGCTGCCCTGCACCAGCGTGGTCGTGACCCACGACATGCGCACGGCGTTCGGGGTCTCGAATCGCATCGCACTGCTGCACGAGGCCCGCTTCGCGGTCATCGGCACCCCCGAAGAGCTGATGCGATCGTCCGATCCCGCGGTGCGGGCGTTCATCGACGACGCGATGGAGGAGCTCGAGGAGCTCTTCGAAGAGGGTGTGCTCGCGGCCCGGACCTGA
- a CDS encoding sigma-70 family RNA polymerase sigma factor: MSTPIPPVLEERAFAALYRAQVDFVWRVARAMGVPDAWIDDVVHDVFFVVRRRLETLEPGRAVRPWLAGITCNIAMHAHRKIARDRRRLEHVEPPMAPALPEQQLELGEAAALMEAFLAGLPEDKRIVFLLCEVEGVSVIDAARSLEVNANTMYARLRSARIEFDRYVQRLGATEPRSADGPR; encoded by the coding sequence ATGTCCACGCCCATTCCACCCGTGCTCGAAGAGCGCGCCTTCGCGGCGCTCTACCGCGCGCAGGTCGACTTCGTGTGGCGGGTCGCGCGGGCCATGGGGGTCCCCGACGCGTGGATCGACGACGTCGTGCACGACGTGTTCTTCGTGGTGCGCCGTCGACTCGAGACGCTCGAGCCCGGTCGCGCGGTGCGGCCGTGGCTGGCGGGCATCACCTGCAACATCGCGATGCACGCCCACCGGAAGATCGCGCGCGACCGTCGGCGGCTCGAGCACGTCGAACCGCCGATGGCGCCGGCGTTGCCCGAGCAGCAACTCGAGCTCGGCGAGGCCGCGGCGCTCATGGAGGCGTTCCTGGCCGGCTTGCCCGAGGACAAGCGCATCGTGTTCTTGCTGTGCGAGGTCGAGGGCGTGTCGGTGATCGACGCCGCCCGCTCGCTCGAGGTCAACGCCAACACCATGTACGCCCGTCTGCGCTCGGCCCGGATCGAGTTCGACCGCTACGTGCAACGGCTCGGCGCCACCGAGCCAAGGAGCGCCGATGGCCCACGATGA
- the clpA gene encoding ATP-dependent Clp protease ATP-binding subunit ClpA, with the protein MLSDELKETINHAIEDTQRRRHEYLTLEHLLLALVDDPSAQRVIRGCGGNPDAIRGEIEEFLDQTMERIPEGAAFTCHQTIGVGRVLQRAVYHVQGAGKREVTGANLLVALFAEPESHAVYILGNHGITRRDVTLFISHGISKSAPNTLARRGGPGAGPGGGPTGGEDADGGDVADDPLTAYAVDLAAKAAAGKIEPLIGRESEVLRVIQVLCRRRKNNPVLVGEPGVGKTAVVEGLALRVHEGKVPAAIKDAHIYSLDMGAVLAGTKFRGQFEERLKAVIAAIESDPDAILFIDEIHTVVGAGATSGGSMDASNLLKPSLSSGALRCIGSTTFKDFKSSFERDAALARRFQKVEIVEPSKEETLLILQGLREVYERHHNVQYTPEALQAAVELAHKYLRDRHLPDSAIDVMDETGAAARLGAAVPEISLNDALTTEPPIGERAHEFSDDTPTAADAPKPTIIDVQQIEAVIARMARIPPKSVSTDDRRVLARLEEGLGEVIYGQLDAVKTVAHAIKRARAGLSRADKPIGSFLFAGPTGVGKTELAKQLARLLALPFLRFDMSEYMEKHSVSRLIGAPPGYVGFDQGGLLTDAVTKQPHAVLVLDEIEKAHPDIFAVLLQVMDNATLTDTTGRKTDFRNIILIMTSNAGAHEISARKVGFSDEGPQAADSLKAIERTFTPEFRNRLDKVVSFRPLDETVIQRVADKMLGELELQLADRNVRITFSEGARAWVARKGFDKVYGARPMTRTIDEHINGKLVDELLFGKLEKGGSVHVDEKDGELTFSFAAEGGDEHGDAADGKRYN; encoded by the coding sequence ATGCTGAGTGACGAGCTCAAGGAGACCATCAACCACGCCATCGAGGACACCCAGCGACGGCGTCACGAGTACCTGACGCTCGAGCACCTGTTGCTGGCGTTGGTCGACGATCCGAGCGCGCAGCGGGTGATCCGCGGCTGCGGTGGCAACCCCGACGCGATCCGCGGCGAGATCGAGGAGTTCCTCGATCAGACGATGGAGCGGATTCCCGAGGGCGCGGCGTTCACCTGCCATCAGACCATCGGGGTCGGCCGGGTGCTGCAGCGCGCCGTCTATCACGTGCAGGGCGCGGGCAAGCGCGAGGTCACCGGCGCCAACCTGCTGGTCGCGTTGTTCGCCGAGCCCGAGTCCCACGCCGTCTACATCCTCGGCAACCACGGCATCACGCGGCGCGACGTCACGCTGTTCATCTCCCACGGCATCTCGAAGTCGGCGCCGAACACCCTCGCGCGGCGCGGCGGGCCCGGGGCCGGGCCGGGCGGTGGGCCCACCGGGGGCGAGGACGCCGACGGTGGCGACGTCGCCGACGATCCGCTGACCGCCTACGCGGTCGACCTCGCGGCCAAGGCCGCGGCCGGCAAGATCGAGCCGCTCATCGGACGCGAGTCCGAGGTGCTGCGCGTGATCCAGGTGCTGTGCCGCCGCCGCAAGAACAACCCCGTGCTGGTCGGCGAGCCCGGCGTCGGCAAGACCGCCGTCGTCGAGGGTCTCGCGCTGCGCGTGCACGAGGGCAAGGTCCCCGCGGCGATCAAGGACGCGCACATCTACTCGCTCGACATGGGCGCGGTGCTGGCCGGCACCAAGTTCCGCGGCCAGTTCGAGGAGCGCTTGAAGGCCGTGATCGCGGCCATCGAGTCCGACCCCGACGCGATCCTCTTCATCGACGAGATCCACACCGTGGTCGGCGCCGGCGCCACCTCGGGCGGCTCGATGGACGCCAGCAACCTGCTCAAGCCGTCGCTGTCGTCGGGCGCGCTGCGCTGCATCGGATCGACCACGTTCAAGGACTTCAAGTCGTCGTTCGAGCGCGACGCCGCGCTGGCGCGGCGGTTCCAGAAGGTCGAGATCGTCGAGCCGTCGAAGGAGGAGACCCTGCTGATCCTCCAAGGCCTGCGCGAGGTCTACGAGCGCCACCACAACGTGCAGTACACCCCCGAGGCGCTGCAGGCCGCGGTCGAGCTGGCCCACAAGTACCTGCGTGATCGCCACCTGCCCGACTCCGCCATCGACGTGATGGACGAGACGGGGGCGGCTGCCCGGCTCGGCGCCGCGGTGCCCGAGATCTCGCTCAACGACGCGCTGACCACCGAGCCGCCGATCGGCGAGCGCGCCCACGAGTTCAGCGACGACACCCCGACCGCCGCCGACGCGCCGAAGCCGACCATCATCGACGTGCAGCAGATCGAGGCCGTGATCGCTCGCATGGCCCGCATCCCGCCCAAGTCGGTCTCGACCGACGATCGCCGCGTGCTCGCGCGCCTCGAGGAGGGACTCGGCGAGGTGATCTACGGCCAGCTGGACGCCGTGAAGACGGTCGCCCACGCGATCAAGCGCGCCCGTGCAGGTCTCTCGCGCGCCGACAAGCCGATCGGCTCGTTCTTGTTCGCGGGCCCCACCGGCGTCGGCAAGACCGAGCTCGCCAAGCAGCTGGCGCGACTGCTGGCGCTGCCGTTCCTGCGCTTCGACATGAGCGAGTACATGGAGAAGCACAGCGTGAGCCGCCTCATCGGCGCCCCGCCCGGCTACGTCGGCTTCGATCAGGGCGGCCTGCTCACCGACGCCGTCACCAAGCAGCCCCACGCGGTGCTGGTGCTCGACGAGATCGAGAAGGCGCACCCCGACATCTTCGCGGTGCTGCTGCAGGTCATGGACAACGCGACGTTGACGGACACCACCGGCCGCAAGACCGACTTCCGCAACATCATCCTCATCATGACCAGCAACGCCGGCGCGCACGAGATCAGCGCGCGCAAGGTTGGCTTCTCCGACGAGGGCCCGCAGGCCGCCGACAGCCTCAAGGCGATCGAGCGCACCTTCACGCCCGAGTTCCGCAACCGCCTCGACAAGGTGGTGTCGTTCCGCCCGCTCGACGAGACGGTGATCCAGCGCGTGGCCGACAAGATGCTCGGCGAGCTCGAGCTGCAGCTGGCCGACCGCAACGTCCGCATCACCTTCAGCGAGGGCGCGCGGGCCTGGGTCGCGCGCAAGGGCTTCGACAAGGTCTACGGCGCACGCCCGATGACCCGCACGATCGACGAGCACATCAACGGCAAGCTCGTCGACGAGCTGCTGTTCGGCAAGCTCGAGAAGGGCGGCAGCGTGCACGTCGACGAGAAGGACGGCGAGCTGACCTTCTCGTTCGCCGCCGAGGGCGGCGACGAGCACGGCGACGCCGCCGACGGCAAGCGCTACAACTGA
- the clpS gene encoding ATP-dependent Clp protease adapter ClpS has translation MSERRDEERQTGVALREREEKKVKRPRMYRVVLHNDDYTPMDFVVRLLETVFHRSESEATAVMLHVHHHGQGVAGVYTHEIAETKVAQVHLLARKNDHPLMASMEPEDEDDAE, from the coding sequence ATGAGCGAGCGACGCGACGAAGAGCGGCAGACCGGCGTAGCCCTGCGGGAACGCGAGGAGAAGAAGGTCAAGCGACCGCGGATGTATCGCGTGGTCCTGCACAACGACGACTACACGCCGATGGACTTCGTCGTGCGTCTGCTCGAGACGGTGTTCCACCGCAGCGAGTCGGAGGCCACCGCCGTGATGCTGCACGTGCACCACCACGGCCAGGGCGTCGCGGGGGTTTACACCCACGAGATCGCCGAGACCAAGGTCGCGCAGGTCCACTTGCTCGCGCGCAAGAACGACCATCCGCTCATGGCGTCGATGGAACCGGAAGACGAAGACGATGCTGAGTGA